A section of the Candidatus Syntrophosphaera sp. genome encodes:
- a CDS encoding Mu transposase C-terminal domain-containing protein, whose protein sequence is MHPYDFSPEEYTAFFEEQLSDRGKYPRLSEVIGKRITVPKPTPIYKEEEPTEIDNVPDADQPLVDLCERPDYLDLSPRERQPLQHEREARLLGHFCNLVIRRLSLCSSKVEEWKLIVSEYNSEQLVPELYKIRGERKERALRLWIDQYIKSNQDMFALLHKGKNISHKRKVTETESKVLLSILLHPNQITIGSAINMLKAQARMGYYESPTSKPTLRRWCTEWRDNHLATWEQTRKGSKYVAEHIVKTIHRDARLLRVGQVWVADGHTLAFDILNPHTGKAQRMTMIMVFDWASRYPVGGSLAFTEDSQHIQAAFRHAFLNTSQWYLDKDAEGNTVQTRPPFAFVPEAVYLDNGKAFRSKLFHESWEGHDLEVELGGVFPKLGIEAHFAESYNAKAKVIERFFRTFQEQFERFISSFRGANIANKPSTLMRNEKWAKALYKSEPPTIEEAMQMIGFYIRHIYGETEHGGLEGKTPWQVFSSALIPEDRMLRPDKLNFMMLATERKAIRNEGIVFNKLLYWHIALMDNIGKPVIIRYDYAEARWILVYDMKDNFICQAELRRSQHPFIHIDKNNPVSHQSLKKEYKQIKKLQKLTEEHARDFVLHNQEAVDKLLEPYMQESLSGPNPTFKQGSMITAPEPEAQDRIEAMEQELVKDLPELEFIAPEEQNFGTTLPESKNNETDTSSDTSSADPDPEEQDDDDDESFYGMLKKVGII, encoded by the coding sequence ATGCATCCCTATGACTTTAGCCCCGAAGAATACACCGCTTTCTTTGAAGAACAACTCTCCGACCGGGGAAAATACCCCCGATTGAGTGAAGTCATCGGCAAAAGAATAACGGTTCCCAAACCTACCCCTATATATAAGGAAGAAGAGCCTACTGAGATAGACAATGTCCCGGATGCTGATCAACCGCTAGTGGATCTATGTGAACGACCTGATTATCTTGACCTAAGCCCCAGGGAACGCCAGCCCCTCCAGCATGAGAGGGAGGCCAGGCTCCTGGGGCATTTCTGCAATCTGGTCATCAGGCGATTGTCCTTATGCAGTTCCAAGGTTGAAGAGTGGAAGCTGATCGTAAGCGAGTACAACAGCGAACAACTCGTCCCGGAGCTATACAAGATTAGAGGTGAGCGCAAAGAACGAGCTCTGCGGCTCTGGATCGACCAGTATATCAAATCCAATCAGGACATGTTTGCACTGCTTCATAAGGGCAAGAATATCAGCCATAAGCGTAAGGTGACCGAGACCGAGTCCAAGGTCCTGCTTAGCATACTGCTGCATCCGAACCAGATCACCATCGGTTCTGCCATCAACATGCTCAAAGCTCAAGCCAGGATGGGTTACTACGAGTCACCCACCAGCAAGCCTACCTTAAGAAGATGGTGTACTGAGTGGCGGGATAATCATCTGGCGACTTGGGAACAGACCCGAAAGGGCAGCAAATACGTGGCAGAGCACATAGTCAAGACCATTCACCGGGATGCCAGGCTGTTAAGAGTGGGTCAGGTCTGGGTGGCTGATGGACATACCCTGGCTTTTGATATCCTCAATCCCCATACCGGTAAAGCTCAACGCATGACCATGATCATGGTCTTCGATTGGGCTTCCAGATACCCAGTGGGTGGATCACTCGCCTTTACCGAGGATAGCCAGCATATCCAGGCAGCCTTCCGCCATGCCTTCCTCAATACCTCACAGTGGTATCTGGATAAGGATGCCGAAGGGAACACAGTGCAAACTCGCCCACCCTTCGCCTTCGTGCCTGAAGCGGTCTATCTCGATAATGGCAAGGCCTTTAGATCTAAGCTATTCCATGAGTCCTGGGAAGGCCATGACCTGGAAGTCGAGTTGGGTGGGGTCTTTCCTAAGTTAGGCATCGAAGCGCACTTCGCAGAGAGCTACAATGCCAAGGCCAAGGTGATCGAACGATTCTTCCGGACCTTCCAGGAACAGTTCGAACGCTTCATCAGCAGCTTCCGGGGAGCCAACATAGCCAACAAGCCCTCGACCCTGATGCGTAACGAGAAGTGGGCAAAGGCCTTGTATAAGTCTGAACCACCCACGATTGAAGAAGCGATGCAGATGATCGGCTTCTATATCAGGCACATCTATGGCGAGACCGAGCATGGCGGATTGGAAGGCAAGACACCCTGGCAGGTATTCAGTTCCGCACTGATACCCGAAGATCGGATGCTCAGGCCGGATAAACTCAACTTCATGATGCTGGCTACTGAGCGCAAGGCGATCCGTAACGAAGGCATCGTATTCAACAAGCTGCTCTACTGGCACATCGCCTTGATGGACAACATCGGCAAGCCGGTGATCATCAGATACGACTATGCCGAAGCCAGGTGGATACTGGTCTATGACATGAAAGACAACTTCATCTGCCAGGCAGAGCTAAGACGCAGCCAGCATCCCTTTATCCACATCGATAAGAACAACCCGGTCTCGCATCAGTCCCTCAAGAAAGAATACAAGCAAATCAAGAAGCTGCAGAAACTCACCGAAGAGCATGCCAGAGACTTCGTACTACATAACCAGGAGGCTGTGGATAAGCTTCTCGAACCGTATATGCAGGAAAGCCTGAGCGGACCCAATCCCACCTTCAAGCAAGGCAGCATGATCACAGCTCCCGAACCTGAGGCTCAAGACCGCATCGAGGCGATGGAGCAGGAACTGGTCAAGGACCTGCCCGAATTGGAGTTCATAGCTCCGGAAGAGCAGAACTTCGGAACCACTCTACCTGAATCAAAGAACAACGAAACAGATACTTCATCAGACACTTCATCAGCCGATCCTGACCCTGAAGAGCAGGACGATGATGATGACGAGAGCTTCTACGGCATGCTGAAAAAAGTCGGCATAATTTAA
- a CDS encoding SagB/ThcOx family dehydrogenase, with amino-acid sequence MDMKTFEYLYYKTRGFARDEIIKEAKLSEDEFSMMEQSLAGVLKEIEADRTRAATIGKDFVRLTRYLYSDRSDQELGLQRPDAVKPRSGEPVAIPAVDQIKMPQIPLHQAIGQRRSLRQYSDKPFTQEELSFLLWTFAWARDFRSNERIEFTMRNVPSAGSRHPFECYLLINNVEGLKPGLYYYHPLKHCLVLADASETIAPRITTGCLGQEMAANSAVTVILTAIPYRTAWRYQQRSYRYLYIDAGHIGQNIHLAAEALDAGACMIGAFQDEEMNDCLGVDGVEEFVIYVAAVGKK; translated from the coding sequence ATGGACATGAAGACCTTTGAATACCTCTACTACAAAACCCGCGGCTTTGCCAGGGATGAGATCATCAAAGAGGCCAAGCTCAGCGAGGACGAATTTTCCATGATGGAGCAGAGCCTGGCCGGCGTCCTGAAAGAGATCGAGGCCGACCGGACCCGCGCCGCCACAATCGGCAAAGACTTTGTCCGCCTCACCCGCTATCTATACTCGGACCGCAGCGACCAGGAACTTGGCCTGCAGCGCCCGGATGCCGTCAAACCACGCTCCGGGGAACCTGTCGCAATTCCCGCCGTCGATCAGATCAAGATGCCCCAGATCCCTTTGCATCAGGCCATCGGACAGCGCCGCAGCCTGCGCCAGTACTCGGATAAGCCATTCACGCAGGAGGAACTGTCCTTTCTGCTCTGGACCTTTGCCTGGGCCAGGGATTTCCGCAGCAACGAACGGATCGAGTTCACCATGCGCAACGTCCCCTCTGCCGGAAGCCGCCATCCTTTCGAATGCTATCTGCTGATCAACAATGTGGAGGGCCTCAAACCCGGGCTCTATTATTACCATCCGCTCAAGCACTGCCTGGTTTTGGCCGATGCCTCCGAAACGATCGCCCCCAGGATCACAACCGGCTGCCTCGGACAGGAGATGGCCGCCAATTCCGCCGTGACCGTCATCCTCACCGCCATTCCCTACCGCACTGCCTGGCGTTACCAGCAGCGTTCCTACCGCTATCTGTACATCGATGCCGGGCATATCGGACAAAACATCCATCTGGCCGCGGAAGCCCTGGACGCCGGGGCCTGCATGATCGGCGCTTTCCAGGACGAGGAAATGAACGATTGCCTCGGTGTGGATGGAGTCGAGGAGTTTGTGATCTACGTCGCCGCCGTGGGAAAAAAATAG
- a CDS encoding helix-turn-helix domain-containing protein codes for MKATSYEPGKMVVKDEHFDTSSTLTNVKVLPNRRKNLPMLISRYFEHFDSKKGRSSVKVLPNSPCTLTVGQSTLTDDLIKMTKHHSGFVKVLLPVEEFYWRRLSMSKRKIKAVWLTVERVAELMRCSTRTVWRRVNSKRIISYKHQVTYRSSKVMKTFLLTDPEIYNLEMADCASRGLIPDEFFEVGIEVDGKKLNSALISQYRVATAEDGDYNASL; via the coding sequence ATGAAAGCGACCAGTTACGAGCCTGGGAAGATGGTGGTCAAGGATGAGCACTTTGACACATCGAGCACTTTGACAAATGTCAAAGTGCTTCCCAATCGGAGAAAAAACCTGCCGATGCTGATCAGTAGATACTTTGAGCACTTTGACAGCAAAAAAGGCAGGTCCAGTGTCAAAGTGCTGCCAAATTCACCATGCACTTTGACAGTTGGTCAGAGCACTTTGACAGATGATCTGATCAAAATGACCAAACACCATAGCGGATTTGTCAAAGTGCTTCTACCGGTAGAAGAATTTTATTGGAGAAGGCTTAGCATGAGTAAGCGGAAGATCAAGGCGGTCTGGCTGACCGTCGAGCGTGTAGCGGAGTTGATGCGCTGTTCCACTCGAACAGTGTGGAGACGCGTTAACAGTAAGAGGATCATATCCTACAAGCACCAGGTTACATACAGAAGCAGCAAGGTCATGAAAACCTTCCTGCTGACCGATCCAGAGATATATAATCTGGAGATGGCTGACTGTGCTAGCAGGGGCCTGATCCCGGACGAGTTCTTTGAAGTTGGGATAGAAGTCGATGGTAAAAAACTCAATAGCGCTCTCATCTCGCAATATCGAGTCGCTACAGCTGAGGATGGTGATTACAATGCATCCCTATGA